A part of Larkinella insperata genomic DNA contains:
- a CDS encoding O-antigen ligase family protein, producing the protein MQKGLWLYSLLGTLIALASGFLIAEFGILALAVLVVMPVGLVLVGAVLAEPKFGFMVYVQLIFLVNALARFLPINIPFGMIIDGIIGLMVMSLLLNNRQLSWKSLHHPAFYLVGFWFFFTVLEIFNPESPYRAAWFFHARSFSLHFFVITCTILLLDITRADFRIILRTWLTWSVLAALWAFKQQYIGLTTNEILWLNAGGASTHILFGHLRSFSFYTDASQFGAEMAAVSLLCLIWIFETDSMPRKIGFAVLLLIYFWGYAVSGTRSALFVLIAGYGFYLFLKRDMLKIALGLCAALPLILMLKFTSIGSSNYQIQRMRTALNPMEDPSFLLRLKNQEKLAALLKDHPFGAGIGTSLDTGQRFSPDHWAAQISPDSWYVELWIEVGRVGLTIYLLMLASLIGIGVYRVWNLRDPELKSLMRAILAVFVGIVVMGYSNPVLGQFPTSAMLYVNALLFTTCNRWDKKRVPQQNLVE; encoded by the coding sequence ATGCAAAAGGGATTGTGGCTCTATAGCCTGTTGGGAACCCTCATTGCTCTGGCGTCCGGTTTTCTGATTGCGGAGTTTGGAATTCTGGCGTTGGCCGTGCTGGTGGTCATGCCTGTCGGACTTGTGCTGGTGGGAGCCGTCCTGGCCGAACCCAAGTTTGGTTTTATGGTTTACGTACAGTTGATCTTTCTGGTCAACGCGCTGGCCCGCTTTCTCCCCATCAACATTCCGTTCGGGATGATCATCGACGGTATTATTGGGCTAATGGTCATGAGCCTGTTGCTCAACAACCGGCAACTCTCCTGGAAAAGCCTGCATCATCCGGCTTTTTATCTGGTCGGCTTCTGGTTCTTTTTCACAGTCCTGGAAATATTCAACCCGGAGTCGCCCTACCGCGCAGCCTGGTTTTTTCACGCCCGGTCATTCTCGCTGCACTTTTTTGTCATCACCTGCACCATCCTGCTGCTCGACATTACCCGGGCCGATTTTCGGATTATTCTACGCACCTGGCTGACCTGGTCGGTGCTGGCCGCGCTCTGGGCGTTCAAACAGCAGTACATAGGTCTGACTACCAACGAGATACTCTGGCTCAACGCCGGGGGCGCTTCCACCCACATTTTGTTTGGACACCTTCGCAGTTTTTCGTTTTACACCGATGCGTCTCAATTCGGGGCCGAAATGGCCGCCGTTTCGCTGCTGTGTCTAATCTGGATTTTTGAAACCGATTCGATGCCGCGCAAAATTGGCTTTGCGGTGTTGTTGCTGATTTATTTCTGGGGATATGCCGTTTCGGGAACGCGCAGTGCGCTTTTCGTGCTGATTGCGGGTTACGGTTTTTATCTATTTCTGAAGCGCGACATGCTTAAAATCGCGCTTGGCTTATGCGCGGCCCTCCCCCTGATATTGATGCTGAAATTTACGAGTATCGGCAGTAGCAATTACCAGATTCAACGGATGCGCACCGCCCTGAATCCGATGGAAGACCCCTCCTTCCTGCTGCGGTTGAAAAACCAGGAAAAACTGGCGGCCCTGCTGAAAGATCATCCCTTCGGTGCGGGTATTGGTACGTCACTCGATACCGGACAACGGTTTTCACCCGATCACTGGGCGGCCCAGATTTCACCGGATAGCTGGTATGTTGAACTTTGGATTGAAGTGGGGCGCGTGGGTCTAACGATCTACCTGCTCATGCTGGCATCGTTAATCGGTATCGGCGTATACCGGGTCTGGAATCTACGGGACCCGGAGCTTAAATCCCTGATGAGGGCCATTCTGGCGGTTTTTGTCGGCATTGTCGTTATGGGCTATTCCAACCCGGTACTGGGTCAGTTCCCGACCAGTGCCATGCTCTACGTCAACGCCCTGTTATTTACTACGTGTAACCGCTGGGACAAAAAGCGGGTACCTCAACAAAATCTGGTAGAATAA
- a CDS encoding glycosyltransferase, which yields MNRSSGGTNFVITSRQPWEEKQLGSNIRDMARTLSATHSVLFVNEPLDWSARLSDKSGRAQRRGEFVAEHQGRHLIEAEKNLWVLSPKSLLGSFNWLPDSTLYDWANRFNGALLSNEIKAAIKELGWTSFVLINDNDMLQGFYLKELLKPEVYVYYLRDNFLAVDFWKRHGARLEPLLMSKVDLVASNSLYLANQAARYNPRSVYVGQGCDLKMFDPAAITEIPADIAALPHPRIGYAGALTGLRLDGNLIGNVARQRPDWQIVLIGATDDSFPTEQLSALPNVSFLGAKTPREIPAYLAAMDVLINPQILNEVTIGNYPRKIDEYLAMGKPVVAGKTETMALFDQHVYLAETTDQFIARIDDVLNGNVLSTPEERIAFAWEHTWENSVGLLTDAVDQLRISKSKATQSII from the coding sequence ATGAATAGATCATCTGGCGGAACAAATTTTGTCATTACCTCACGGCAACCCTGGGAGGAAAAACAGTTGGGCAGTAACATCCGGGACATGGCTCGAACCCTATCCGCAACTCATTCGGTGCTGTTTGTCAACGAGCCGCTGGACTGGTCGGCGCGGCTTTCCGACAAGTCCGGCCGGGCACAACGGCGGGGCGAATTTGTGGCCGAACACCAGGGGCGGCATTTGATTGAGGCTGAGAAAAACCTGTGGGTGCTTTCCCCAAAATCACTGCTGGGGTCATTTAACTGGTTGCCAGACAGTACCTTGTATGATTGGGCGAACCGTTTCAATGGAGCCCTGCTGTCCAACGAAATTAAGGCCGCTATCAAAGAACTGGGCTGGACATCGTTTGTGCTGATCAATGATAACGATATGCTCCAGGGCTTCTACCTCAAAGAATTGCTCAAGCCGGAAGTGTACGTCTATTACCTGCGCGATAATTTTCTGGCGGTGGATTTCTGGAAGCGCCACGGCGCCCGGCTGGAACCACTGCTGATGAGCAAGGTTGATCTGGTCGCCAGTAATTCCCTGTACCTGGCCAATCAGGCGGCCCGCTACAACCCGCGTTCGGTATATGTCGGACAAGGCTGCGACCTGAAGATGTTCGATCCGGCCGCCATCACCGAAATTCCGGCGGATATTGCCGCGCTACCGCACCCCCGAATCGGCTACGCGGGCGCGCTCACGGGGTTACGGCTGGATGGAAACCTGATTGGAAACGTTGCCAGACAACGACCTGACTGGCAGATTGTCCTGATCGGGGCCACCGATGATTCGTTTCCGACCGAACAACTGAGCGCTCTGCCGAACGTCAGCTTTCTGGGGGCCAAAACGCCCCGCGAGATTCCGGCTTACCTGGCCGCGATGGATGTGCTGATCAACCCGCAGATCCTGAATGAAGTAACAATCGGGAACTACCCGCGAAAAATTGACGAATACCTCGCAATGGGCAAACCGGTCGTCGCGGGCAAAACCGAAACGATGGCCTTGTTTGATCAGCACGTTTACCTGGCCGAAACTACGGATCAGTTCATTGCCCGCATCGACGATGTGTTGAATGGCAACGTTTTATCGACGCCGGAAGAGCGGATTGCTTTCGCCTGGGAGCACACCTGGGAGAATTCGGTGGGGCTGTTGACCGATGCCGTTGATCAGCTCCGCATTTCCAAATCAAAAGCTACGCAGTCCATTATATAA
- a CDS encoding GumC family protein yields MTPRVLLRLLRQHALWFVLLPIVTAASVYFFTKNEPKAYKSQATLYTGLASGYSLLTDQKAGFIDQSGIAFENLLTTLNSQETLRQIGVSLLTRHLSLNKPDEKVLSAEGFQDLRQAIPENLRLSLVRNANEAALYTRIDSLSRAGTDNPIKNLLFKSESSYSVWAMGKKLKATRRNSSDMLEMEYESNDPAVAQQTLDAAIAVLNKRYTALKTAETNTVVGYYEGQTQELKKKLDDADNKLRAFNVEHKLLNFPSESKNIAAARELFTEDYNKELMRNRAAKASVDALNKRLSQQGVLITANTDLKNKQAELSDAQNQLANAQAYNQPPAVISRLQARVDQTSEALKTIARTYSSAETSPESIPQRTLLDEWLTKTIDLEESSAKLEVYKTRLKEYDKLTDEFSPLESQLRQLTRDQELAEKEYMAAVQYMNQAVTRRQDITVDGALTILDSPSFPQDAQSKRWLFIALGFGVGLFIAMVLTAIRFWADRRIGSPEQAESAIGRPMTALFPIVRKLSVDSKAGRTALSMFEQLCNAINFEITKTTATKPYPPVITLFSVRSQQGKTWLATNLGRIYVEAGQKVAYCYPRAANEPEMVEQDGVTYFPYTRRSDLMNVTEVDYLFDGKTKFDASRFDRIILEIPALISSPIPVYLVNQSTVSILVTDVNSIWARAEKKLLEMYLKIATHTTLAVLNRVDTSYIDAPSKTDAQQRPTEPDHSSEVQRSLRSLENQRMLQYGKIS; encoded by the coding sequence ATGACACCACGAGTACTCCTGCGTCTTTTGCGGCAACATGCGCTCTGGTTTGTTTTGCTTCCGATTGTAACCGCAGCGTCGGTCTATTTTTTCACGAAGAACGAACCCAAAGCATACAAGTCACAGGCAACACTCTACACGGGCCTGGCTTCCGGCTATTCCCTGCTTACCGATCAGAAAGCGGGCTTTATTGACCAGTCCGGTATTGCGTTCGAAAACCTGCTGACGACCTTGAATTCACAGGAAACCCTGCGCCAGATTGGGGTGAGCTTGCTGACCCGGCATTTGTCGCTCAATAAACCGGACGAAAAAGTTCTCTCGGCGGAGGGCTTTCAGGACCTCCGGCAGGCTATTCCGGAAAACCTGCGGCTTTCGTTGGTCCGCAATGCGAATGAGGCCGCTCTTTACACCCGCATCGACAGTCTTTCGCGCGCAGGGACCGACAATCCGATCAAGAATTTGCTGTTCAAGTCGGAGTCGTCGTACTCGGTTTGGGCAATGGGCAAAAAGCTGAAGGCTACCCGTCGCAACTCCAGCGACATGCTGGAAATGGAATACGAATCGAATGATCCGGCGGTGGCTCAGCAAACGCTGGATGCTGCAATTGCGGTGCTGAACAAACGGTATACCGCTCTGAAAACCGCTGAAACCAACACAGTGGTTGGTTACTACGAGGGACAGACCCAGGAATTGAAGAAAAAACTGGATGATGCCGACAACAAGCTGCGCGCTTTCAATGTCGAGCACAAGTTGCTGAACTTTCCCTCCGAATCGAAAAACATTGCCGCAGCGCGGGAATTGTTTACCGAAGATTACAACAAAGAGTTAATGCGGAACAGAGCCGCTAAAGCGTCGGTCGATGCCCTGAACAAACGACTGAGCCAGCAGGGAGTTCTGATCACGGCTAATACAGACTTAAAAAACAAACAGGCCGAGCTGTCGGACGCCCAGAACCAACTTGCCAATGCGCAGGCTTATAACCAGCCGCCGGCCGTCATCAGCCGCCTGCAAGCCCGGGTTGATCAGACTTCCGAAGCGCTGAAAACAATCGCCCGAACCTACTCGTCGGCCGAAACTTCGCCAGAATCCATTCCGCAACGCACGCTTCTGGATGAGTGGCTCACCAAAACAATCGACCTCGAAGAGTCTTCGGCCAAGCTGGAAGTGTATAAAACGCGTCTGAAAGAATACGATAAGCTGACGGATGAATTCAGTCCGCTGGAGTCGCAGCTTCGGCAACTCACCCGTGATCAGGAACTGGCCGAAAAAGAATACATGGCCGCGGTTCAGTACATGAATCAGGCCGTTACCCGTCGCCAGGACATCACCGTAGACGGCGCACTGACGATTCTCGATAGTCCGAGCTTCCCGCAGGATGCCCAATCCAAACGCTGGTTATTTATTGCCCTGGGCTTTGGCGTTGGCTTGTTTATTGCCATGGTCTTGACCGCCATCCGGTTCTGGGCCGATCGTCGGATTGGTTCACCCGAACAGGCCGAGTCGGCGATTGGTCGTCCGATGACGGCTCTTTTCCCGATCGTCCGCAAGCTATCGGTGGATTCCAAAGCTGGCCGTACGGCGCTGAGCATGTTCGAACAGTTGTGCAACGCGATTAATTTCGAGATTACCAAAACCACGGCCACCAAACCGTATCCGCCCGTTATCACCCTCTTCAGCGTACGTTCGCAGCAGGGAAAGACCTGGCTTGCTACAAACCTGGGCCGGATTTACGTCGAAGCTGGTCAGAAAGTGGCTTACTGCTACCCGCGCGCGGCCAACGAACCGGAAATGGTGGAACAGGACGGGGTTACATATTTCCCGTACACCCGGCGCTCGGATCTGATGAACGTTACGGAAGTTGATTACCTGTTCGACGGCAAAACCAAGTTTGACGCATCCCGGTTTGACCGGATCATCCTGGAAATTCCGGCTCTGATCAGCAGCCCGATCCCGGTCTATCTGGTCAACCAGAGCACCGTGTCAATTCTGGTAACTGACGTCAACAGCATCTGGGCACGGGCCGAAAAGAAACTGCTGGAAATGTACCTGAAAATTGCTACCCATACGACTCTGGCAGTCTTGAACCGGGTTGACACCAGCTACATCGACGCTCCCAGCAAGACGGACGCCCAGCAACGCCCCACCGAACCGGATCATTCTTCGGAAGTGCAGCGCTCGCTCCGTTCACTGGAAAACCAACGCATGCTTCAATACGGAAAAATATCGTAG
- a CDS encoding beta-1,6-N-acetylglucosaminyltransferase gives MKLAHLILAHAQPEQLDRLIRALQHPDADFYVHVDQKTDIGPFLKLQQYKNVYLVRKRQRVSWGAYSIVQATLNGFEQIMASAIPYDYVNLLSGQDYPLKSPDYIHHFLQKQSGTQFMEYYSVENEWQEAIPRIRKYHLTNYSIPGKHKLEKLLNSLLPDRKVPENLTLVGRSQWFTITQEAVKYILLYLQMHSNVRRFFELTWGADELVFQTLLYNSPFQSRMLNDNLRYIDWSEGKASPKTLTATDEATLRASGKLFARKFNATTQPEILDLLDANYLSI, from the coding sequence ATGAAACTGGCCCATCTGATTTTGGCTCACGCACAACCCGAACAACTCGACCGGCTTATTCGGGCCTTGCAGCATCCAGATGCGGACTTTTACGTTCATGTTGATCAGAAAACCGACATCGGCCCATTCCTAAAATTACAACAGTACAAGAATGTTTACCTGGTCCGGAAACGGCAAAGGGTGTCTTGGGGAGCCTACAGCATTGTTCAGGCGACCCTCAACGGTTTTGAACAGATTATGGCGTCGGCGATACCGTATGATTACGTCAATCTGTTAAGCGGTCAGGATTACCCGCTCAAATCGCCGGATTACATCCATCATTTTCTGCAAAAACAGAGCGGAACGCAGTTTATGGAATATTATTCTGTAGAAAATGAATGGCAGGAAGCGATTCCGCGAATCAGGAAATACCACCTCACCAATTATTCCATTCCCGGCAAGCACAAGCTGGAAAAACTGCTAAACTCCCTCCTGCCCGACCGGAAAGTACCGGAAAACTTAACGCTGGTGGGCCGCTCTCAGTGGTTTACAATTACGCAGGAAGCCGTTAAATACATCCTGCTTTACCTGCAAATGCACTCGAATGTCAGACGTTTTTTTGAGCTGACGTGGGGTGCCGACGAACTGGTCTTTCAAACGCTACTGTATAATTCGCCGTTCCAATCCAGGATGTTAAACGATAACCTGCGGTATATTGACTGGTCGGAAGGCAAAGCCAGTCCGAAGACCCTGACGGCAACGGATGAAGCCACCCTGCGCGCATCCGGCAAATTGTTCGCCCGGAAATTCAACGCCACAACCCAGCCGGAGATCCTGGATTTACTCGACGCCAACTACCTGTCAATTTAA
- a CDS encoding acyltransferase family protein: MAQTQTIKHRFQVLDIFRGIFASMVVFFHLSPFADTPLLNNNFVENSDMFVDFFFVLSGFVITYSYPNVSNGSEFGGFIKKRLWRIYPLHVILLFSFVIIENIKLYFATYIHINQPYNESNNILTFFTSLFLLNSVKFPGIRDVSWNIPSWSISAEMICYLVFGCMLVLIHKTRLQAIKYAVFGALPILALFLLIAITGRSEINYSFDYGFLRGIIGFFTGSVCYYVFNRAYPLLSQLKSSYFTLLEVSTLLVLGLMIYYGTALKAIGFVYEFIFFLAILTFSFERGIISALLKKSGLLKNIGTYSYSIYMTHTLLLSLFNVVFIRLLKLPPSAYVYLVFLNYYLIYIVSRWTYNNIEMRFNKGVRLPQNNRNKVLSNSAHH, from the coding sequence ATGGCTCAGACACAAACCATTAAACACCGATTTCAGGTTCTGGATATTTTCCGGGGCATCTTTGCCTCGATGGTGGTCTTTTTTCACTTATCACCTTTCGCCGATACGCCCCTGCTCAACAATAACTTCGTCGAAAACTCCGACATGTTTGTTGATTTCTTTTTTGTCCTGAGCGGCTTTGTTATCACCTATAGCTACCCAAATGTTTCCAACGGTTCCGAGTTTGGAGGATTTATTAAAAAGAGATTGTGGCGGATTTATCCCCTGCACGTTATCCTGCTCTTTTCCTTCGTGATCATTGAAAACATCAAGCTTTATTTCGCTACTTACATTCACATCAACCAGCCTTATAACGAGAGTAATAACATCCTGACGTTCTTCACGTCCCTTTTCCTGCTGAACTCGGTCAAATTTCCGGGGATTCGGGATGTGAGCTGGAACATTCCCAGCTGGTCGATCAGTGCCGAAATGATCTGCTACCTGGTTTTCGGGTGTATGTTGGTTCTCATACACAAGACCCGATTACAGGCCATCAAGTACGCGGTCTTTGGAGCGTTGCCGATTCTGGCCCTCTTCCTGCTCATTGCCATAACCGGTCGCTCAGAAATCAACTACAGCTTTGATTACGGTTTTCTGCGGGGCATTATCGGTTTCTTTACGGGTTCAGTCTGCTACTACGTTTTCAACAGAGCTTATCCCCTCCTCAGCCAGCTGAAATCGTCTTACTTCACGCTTCTGGAAGTTTCGACCCTGCTGGTTTTGGGATTAATGATTTATTACGGAACGGCCCTGAAAGCCATCGGCTTTGTGTATGAATTTATTTTCTTTCTCGCAATTCTTACTTTTTCATTTGAACGCGGCATCATTTCTGCTCTGTTGAAGAAGTCAGGGCTCTTGAAAAATATCGGAACCTACAGCTATTCGATCTACATGACTCATACACTCCTTTTGAGCTTGTTCAACGTCGTGTTTATCCGGCTGCTAAAGCTGCCGCCTTCGGCTTATGTGTATCTGGTTTTTCTTAATTATTACCTTATTTATATCGTCTCCCGGTGGACATACAACAACATCGAAATGCGATTTAATAAAGGAGTCCGGCTACCACAAAACAACCGAAATAAAGTATTATCCAACAGTGCACACCATTGA
- a CDS encoding TolC family protein, with translation MSYGQNTALPNQAPTRLSVASDTLYLDITQDLATQLVPFEEIAKVAVAKSPDVRYESEVVVTQNVDYKLSKIAILQTATGFTTYSFGNQAIISNTSFGPDALGQIANGYRTGVGLQLSLYDLFGRNQKIRQARANYQASLVRKEVVERQFRRELITVYQDMLTAQRLLKLRIQDEQAALTVYRIAEADSKSGRMDPRNWAVVTNAYVQAQSGTEQARGDLMKNVYYLENLVGVSLQQLKRK, from the coding sequence TTGAGCTACGGACAAAATACGGCTTTACCCAATCAGGCTCCAACCAGGCTATCCGTAGCGAGCGATACGCTGTATCTGGACATCACGCAGGATCTGGCAACCCAGCTAGTACCGTTTGAAGAAATAGCTAAAGTTGCCGTCGCCAAATCTCCCGATGTTCGGTACGAAAGCGAGGTGGTGGTCACCCAGAACGTCGACTACAAGCTTTCCAAAATAGCAATTTTACAAACGGCAACTGGATTTACAACATACTCCTTCGGGAATCAGGCCATTATATCAAATACCTCCTTCGGGCCCGATGCCTTGGGGCAGATTGCCAACGGATACCGCACCGGGGTTGGGCTCCAGTTGAGCCTGTACGATTTGTTTGGCCGGAACCAGAAAATCCGGCAGGCACGCGCGAACTACCAGGCCTCGCTGGTCCGTAAAGAGGTTGTCGAAAGGCAGTTTCGCCGGGAATTAATTACGGTTTATCAGGATATGCTGACCGCACAACGGCTTTTGAAATTACGCATTCAGGATGAACAGGCCGCACTGACGGTTTACCGGATTGCGGAAGCGGACTCCAAGTCGGGTCGGATGGATCCAAGAAATTGGGCCGTTGTTACCAACGCCTACGTGCAGGCCCAATCCGGTACCGAACAAGCCCGGGGCGACTTAATGAAAAACGTCTATTACCTCGAAAACCTCGTGGGCGTTTCACTCCAACAATTAAAACGTAAATAA
- a CDS encoding acyltransferase: MKEYLDRSPGLKQLIHWLLIPRHEARPRRWVSWFVNPFIHKRHRTSMVRSSARMDVLPFNPFSLGAHSVIEAFSVVNNGVGPVAIGDRCTVGIGSVVIGPVTIGHDVIMAQHVVLSGLNHSYEDVTRSIREQPVVTRPIVIEEECWIGANAVITAGVTIGRHSVVAGGSVVTRDVPPYSVVGGNPARLLKQYDPGEKAWVKPAVRV, encoded by the coding sequence ATGAAAGAGTACCTCGACCGGAGTCCCGGGCTGAAACAGTTGATTCACTGGTTATTGATTCCCCGCCATGAGGCACGTCCCCGCCGGTGGGTTAGCTGGTTTGTGAATCCGTTTATTCACAAACGGCACCGGACATCGATGGTCCGGTCATCCGCGCGGATGGATGTGTTGCCGTTCAATCCGTTTTCGCTAGGCGCTCACAGCGTCATCGAAGCATTCAGCGTGGTGAACAATGGCGTGGGGCCGGTAGCGATCGGTGACCGTTGCACGGTAGGGATCGGTTCGGTCGTCATTGGTCCGGTAACCATCGGCCACGACGTCATCATGGCGCAGCACGTGGTATTGTCGGGCCTGAATCACTCGTACGAAGACGTGACGCGGTCGATTCGGGAGCAACCCGTCGTAACCCGACCTATCGTGATTGAAGAAGAATGCTGGATTGGGGCCAATGCCGTCATTACGGCGGGGGTAACCATTGGGCGGCATTCAGTTGTTGCGGGCGGAAGTGTCGTGACGCGGGACGTGCCCCCGTATTCCGTGGTGGGAGGCAATCCGGCCCGGCTCTTGAAACAGTACGATCCGGGAGAAAAAGCGTGGGTCAAGCCCGCCGTACGGGTTTAA
- a CDS encoding MOP flippase family protein — MSTKQQAISGGKWITISTVISTVFQFLQVSILARLLEPSVFGVVSVSTLIINFFFIFTNLGFSNSIISKQESDPKVLSSLYFMGLILGGTVFLIVYFSSPLVVAFYNEPRLDKVIKLASIYFIINYFGQIYLFILQKELQFKSVAIIEIIGTITGTSIAIALAYNGYAETSLIIGYLIMHVVRTVLSIILGLKYFKPSLYFNLDLIKDHLRFGLFNVGDGLIGFIQGNADNIIVGSLLGVTSLGYYTIAYQLAVFPINKLNPIILQVAYPVLAKMKGNDQELKNSYIKILDIISYLNIPLLAGLLITAESVVPLFYGPGWDNTIPLIKIFVFQSFFGCLTHPLFTLAFTKGKPNLLFYLNLATLAVKIPLLYFFGKYWHVTGIAFSYLTTTFISLILNFYIAYSLIGNFFKEFLANIAKPLSFCLLMVITIFAYKELVGSQGVVNTVIEIALGGLIYLALTLRFKVSLPEIRTFKESL, encoded by the coding sequence ATGAGTACCAAGCAACAGGCCATCAGTGGCGGGAAATGGATTACCATTTCCACCGTAATCTCTACGGTCTTCCAGTTTTTGCAGGTTTCCATTCTCGCCCGCCTGCTCGAGCCTTCCGTTTTTGGAGTCGTTAGCGTCAGCACCCTGATCATCAACTTCTTTTTTATTTTCACCAACCTGGGTTTTTCCAATTCGATTATTTCCAAACAGGAAAGTGACCCCAAGGTGCTATCAAGCCTGTATTTCATGGGCTTGATACTGGGTGGAACCGTCTTTTTGATTGTGTATTTCAGCTCTCCGCTGGTGGTTGCTTTTTACAACGAGCCCCGGCTGGATAAAGTCATTAAGCTAGCTTCTATCTATTTTATTATTAATTATTTTGGCCAGATCTACTTATTTATCTTACAAAAAGAGCTGCAGTTTAAATCCGTTGCTATTATTGAAATCATTGGCACCATTACCGGCACATCCATTGCCATTGCTCTGGCTTACAACGGGTATGCCGAAACGTCCCTGATTATTGGTTATTTAATCATGCACGTTGTCCGGACGGTGTTGTCAATTATCCTGGGGTTAAAATACTTTAAGCCGTCCCTTTATTTCAATCTTGACTTGATTAAGGACCACCTTCGGTTTGGTTTATTCAATGTCGGAGATGGTTTAATCGGCTTCATTCAGGGTAATGCCGATAACATCATCGTCGGTAGCTTATTGGGTGTCACCTCACTGGGCTATTACACCATTGCCTATCAGTTAGCGGTTTTCCCAATCAACAAATTAAACCCGATTATTCTGCAGGTGGCGTATCCGGTTCTGGCAAAAATGAAGGGAAACGATCAGGAATTAAAAAACTCCTACATCAAAATCCTGGACATTATCAGTTATCTAAATATTCCCTTACTGGCTGGTTTATTAATTACGGCCGAGAGTGTGGTTCCGCTGTTTTACGGTCCGGGTTGGGATAACACCATTCCGTTGATCAAGATTTTCGTGTTCCAAAGCTTTTTCGGCTGCCTGACTCACCCGCTGTTTACGCTCGCTTTTACCAAAGGCAAACCCAATCTCCTGTTTTACCTCAATCTGGCTACGTTGGCCGTTAAGATTCCCTTGCTTTATTTCTTCGGAAAATACTGGCACGTCACGGGCATCGCCTTTTCGTACCTAACGACAACGTTTATCAGTCTGATTCTGAATTTTTACATCGCGTATTCGCTGATCGGTAACTTCTTTAAAGAATTCCTGGCCAACATCGCCAAGCCCCTTAGTTTCTGCTTACTCATGGTGATCACCATTTTCGCCTACAAAGAGCTGGTAGGTTCGCAGGGCGTTGTCAATACCGTCATCGAGATTGCGCTGGGCGGATTGATTTATCTGGCCTTAACGCTGCGGTTTAAAGTATCGCTTCCGGAAATCAGAACGTTTAAAGAATCCCTGTAA
- a CDS encoding response regulator transcription factor, translated as MEVSFFEMFTYCSVFLKYTLSTMEIFKSNVLVVENNRFLVNVLYKTLSDEFSVTVAANGFEAMALLEKGHKVDFIVTDLKLPRFNGLELIQLLRKSENYQEMPILALSESGDSNARISSLESGADDCMEKPFNPFEIQAKIKAMLRRVEVRKPRSVDDLKKHFPGLRSLHFN; from the coding sequence TTGGAAGTTAGTTTTTTTGAGATGTTTACGTATTGCTCTGTCTTTTTAAAGTATACTCTGTCTACTATGGAAATCTTTAAATCGAATGTGCTGGTTGTTGAAAATAACCGCTTTCTAGTGAATGTTTTGTACAAGACTTTGTCTGATGAATTTAGTGTCACTGTAGCGGCTAACGGCTTCGAAGCCATGGCCTTGCTGGAAAAGGGCCATAAGGTTGACTTTATTGTGACGGATCTGAAATTGCCCAGGTTCAACGGACTGGAATTGATTCAATTGCTCCGCAAAAGCGAAAATTACCAAGAAATGCCTATTCTGGCCCTTTCTGAGTCCGGTGATAGCAACGCCCGGATCAGCAGCCTGGAGAGCGGTGCGGATGATTGCATGGAAAAACCGTTCAATCCGTTCGAAATACAGGCTAAAATAAAAGCGATGCTCCGGCGGGTGGAAGTAAGAAAACCGCGTTCCGTCGATGATCTGAAAAAACACTTTCCAGGCTTACGATCACTGCATTTTAACTAA